The following are from one region of the Pleurodeles waltl isolate 20211129_DDA chromosome 4_1, aPleWal1.hap1.20221129, whole genome shotgun sequence genome:
- the SLC35E3 gene encoding solute carrier family 35 member E3 isoform X2 gives MAGSLGIAAGLLVNLVASTCIVFLNKWLYVRHGFPNLTLTLLHFVFTSLGLCVCRQAHLFCPKSLAPRRVLGLALSFCGFVVFTNLSLQSNSIGTYQLAKAMTTPVIIVIQRVWYRKTFSTRIQLTLQVKDILPPLPLTPGHCIEPGDWVLTKNFQRKKSLEPRWKGPRQVLLATRTAVKVEGAKNWIHASHCKRVPLPLPYDQWVKEGQGDDECEKVPTFVPFSDAQIEWTATQEESDSVLRGATPEGVPVVPLFPDQTEPGSARYDLRKHHQH, from the exons ATGGCCGGCTCGTTAGGCATCGCGGCCGGGCTACTGGTGAATCTGGTGGCTTCCACATGTATCGTGTTCCTGAACAAGTGGCTGTACGTGCGCCATGGCTTTCCCAACTTGACTTTGACTTTGCTGCACTTCGTGTTCACATCTCTGGGACTGTGCGTGTGCCGCCAAGCGCATCTCTTCTGCCCGAAGAGCTTGGCGCCTCGACGGGTGCTGGGGCTGGCGCTCAGCTTCTGCGGCTTCGTGGTGTTCACCAACCTGTCCCTGCAAAGCAACAGCATCGGCACCTACCAGCTGGCGAAGGCCATGACCACGCCGGTCATCATCGTCATCCAAAGAGTCTGGTATCGGAAGACCTTTAGCACCCGGATCCAGCTCACCCTG caggtgaaggatattCTGCCACCATTACCTCTTACTCCAGGCCACTGTATCGAGCCTGGTGACTGGGTCCTCACCAAGAATTTCCAGCGCAAAAAGAGTCTCGAGCCCCGGTGGAAAGGCCCCCGCCAAGTACTCCTTGCTACCAGGACTGCTGTGAAAGTCGAGGGAGCAAAGAATTGGATCCACGCTTCACACTGCAAAAGGGTACCTTTGCCCTTACCATACGatcagtgggtgaaagagggtcaaGGTGACGACGAATGCGAGAAAGTACCCACTTTTGTTCCTTTCAGTGACGCGCAGATAGAGTGGACAGCCACCCAGGAGGAGAGTGATTCGGTCCTTCGGGGAGCGACACCTGAAGGTGTTCCAGTTGTTCCCTTGTTTCCGGATCAGACTGAGCCTGGTTCTGCGAGATATGAcctccgcaaacatcaccaacatTGA